One segment of Aquimarina sp. BL5 DNA contains the following:
- a CDS encoding M56 family metallopeptidase, with protein MFHYLLQVLIFQLLFLVIYDVLHKKDTFFNWNRLYLLAVPFLSLILPFIEIDFLNSSSAETYVLNIERTIIASTKTIIPNINQTEAISKMSTQSVNWWIVIYFIGIIVSFILLILKFHKLHILRNVSNITRAFDKRIVVLSNSSHAFSFWNTIFLGDSLTEEEKKNIISHELVHVNHKHTIDQISIEILKILLWWNPLIYIYQARITLLHEYIADSVTISKVNQRNYIEQLLNAAFQTEKITFINQFFNQSLIKKRILMLQKSQSKSIAKFKYLLLIPVITGILTYTSCKDTDNAKLTDAKERIQSSNQSDCLNKDSKYDYTLDNYLKVTNGKHANIIAKIVSLKTSEVIRKAFITRSQTYFIRNIPEGVYRIDVIYGEEYAEKDVDGSCIGFLKKEVLFEQGQDILDFTAIVTNKGKHVPSYSLDIDLLPENLQNKNGHSLETINKSGDEKSLEVAQKLTEQYRNKISPRANEISKKEAEPYCANQGDTKYDYKIDNYLKFTSGKNADIIVDIVSNENSKVVRTLYLPKNTDYYARNIPGGIYHLRIVYGEGYQENSKDGKCELSFRKKLMEEKGADILDFNVITNAKGINVPSYSITLDM; from the coding sequence ATGTTCCATTACCTACTTCAAGTTCTAATATTTCAGCTTTTATTTCTTGTTATATATGATGTTTTACATAAAAAAGATACCTTTTTTAATTGGAACCGATTGTATCTGCTTGCTGTTCCATTTCTATCTTTAATATTACCATTCATAGAAATTGATTTTTTAAATTCAAGCTCAGCAGAAACTTATGTATTGAATATAGAGAGAACTATTATAGCTTCTACCAAAACTATTATCCCCAACATAAATCAAACTGAAGCCATCTCAAAAATGTCTACTCAATCAGTTAATTGGTGGATAGTAATATATTTTATAGGGATCATTGTTAGCTTTATTCTTCTTATTCTAAAATTTCATAAACTACATATTCTGAGAAATGTTTCTAACATTACCAGAGCATTTGACAAAAGAATTGTAGTACTCTCCAATAGTTCCCACGCATTTTCATTTTGGAATACCATCTTTTTAGGCGACTCCTTAACAGAAGAAGAAAAGAAGAATATCATTTCACACGAGCTAGTTCATGTAAATCATAAACATACCATCGATCAAATAAGTATAGAAATATTAAAGATATTACTATGGTGGAACCCGCTGATCTATATTTACCAAGCACGGATCACCTTACTTCATGAATACATCGCAGACTCCGTTACCATTAGTAAAGTCAATCAAAGAAACTATATAGAACAACTACTTAATGCTGCTTTTCAGACAGAAAAAATAACATTCATTAATCAATTTTTCAATCAATCATTAATCAAAAAACGAATACTTATGTTACAAAAGTCCCAATCAAAATCTATTGCAAAATTTAAATACCTACTTCTAATACCAGTAATTACAGGTATCCTAACCTACACTTCTTGTAAAGATACAGATAACGCTAAGTTAACAGATGCTAAAGAAAGAATACAATCAAGCAATCAGTCTGATTGTCTAAATAAAGATTCTAAATACGATTACACATTAGATAACTACTTAAAAGTAACCAACGGAAAACATGCTAATATCATTGCGAAAATAGTTTCTTTAAAAACGTCAGAAGTTATCAGAAAAGCTTTTATAACCAGATCTCAGACTTACTTCATAAGAAATATTCCTGAAGGAGTTTATCGTATAGATGTAATTTATGGAGAAGAGTATGCAGAAAAAGACGTTGATGGTTCTTGTATAGGCTTCCTTAAAAAAGAAGTATTATTTGAACAAGGACAAGATATCCTTGATTTTACAGCTATTGTAACAAATAAGGGGAAACACGTTCCTTCATATTCTTTAGATATAGATTTACTCCCTGAAAATTTACAAAACAAAAATGGTCATTCTCTGGAGACAATTAACAAGAGCGGAGACGAAAAAAGTCTCGAAGTTGCTCAAAAACTTACAGAACAGTATCGTAATAAAATATCGCCAAGAGCCAATGAAATCTCTAAGAAAGAGGCAGAACCTTATTGCGCAAATCAAGGAGATACCAAATACGATTATAAAATTGACAACTATTTGAAATTTACCAGTGGGAAAAATGCCGACATAATTGTTGACATCGTTTCCAATGAAAATTCTAAAGTGGTAAGAACACTATATTTACCTAAAAACACAGATTATTATGCTCGAAATATTCCTGGTGGAATATATCATTTGAGAATTGTTTATGGAGAGGGTTATCAAGAAAACTCAAAAGATGGGAAATGCGAACTTTCTTTCAGAAAGAAATTAATGGAAGAAAAAGGAGCGGATATTCTAGACTTTAATGTGATTACAAATGCAAAAGGCATTAATGTACCTTCTTATTCGATTACATTAGATATGTAA
- a CDS encoding class I SAM-dependent methyltransferase yields the protein MQEKYDVIGTNYNTTRTADPYLFNRLLTLLNPSAKGMYLDIGCGTGNYTKQFDKKGYQFIGIDPSSEMLEKAKIPSNNVLWKIGKAEILGLSENSIDGIVASLTLHHWDSLDQGFASLHKVLKPEGNIVIFTATPEQMKGYWLCHYFPKMLEDSMNQMPSLETVKRSLHKNGLVIEKTEKYFIKPDLEDLFLYSGKHNPKLYFNPKVRHGISSFSSLSNALEVENGLNALEKDIDSGKINDIIKNYENTDGDYLFLVVKTTD from the coding sequence ATGCAAGAAAAATATGATGTCATAGGAACCAATTATAATACCACTCGTACAGCAGATCCTTATCTTTTTAATAGATTACTTACACTTCTTAATCCTTCAGCCAAAGGAATGTATTTAGATATTGGATGTGGCACGGGCAATTACACAAAACAATTTGACAAAAAAGGATATCAGTTTATAGGTATTGACCCTTCTTCGGAGATGTTAGAAAAAGCTAAAATCCCAAGTAATAATGTACTCTGGAAAATTGGAAAAGCTGAAATTTTAGGGCTTTCAGAAAATAGTATAGATGGAATAGTTGCAAGTTTAACACTTCATCACTGGGATAGTTTGGATCAAGGTTTTGCATCATTACATAAGGTTTTAAAACCAGAGGGGAACATTGTAATTTTTACGGCTACTCCAGAACAAATGAAAGGATATTGGTTATGCCATTACTTTCCAAAAATGCTGGAAGATTCTATGAATCAAATGCCTTCGCTAGAAACAGTTAAAAGGAGCCTACATAAAAATGGATTGGTTATAGAAAAAACAGAAAAGTATTTTATTAAACCGGATCTAGAGGATCTTTTTCTATATTCAGGAAAACACAATCCAAAACTATATTTTAATCCTAAAGTAAGGCATGGAATATCGTCTTTCTCATCACTTTCTAATGCTTTAGAGGTAGAAAATGGTCTAAATGCTTTAGAAAAAGATATAGATTCAGGCAAAATAAACGATATTATAAAAAACTATGAAAATACAGATGGGGATTATCTGTTTCTTGTAGTCAAAACTACAGACTAA
- a CDS encoding GNAT family N-acetyltransferase — protein sequence MSIIISTEKSELDIDFIHQFLTNSYWAKGRTKEEVRTSIEHCLNFGVYLDEQQVGFARVLTDYTVFGYLMDVFIAENHRGKGYSKKLIKSIIEHPELQKVNRWMLATADAHGLYKQFGFDVLPNPKMIMSKGKINR from the coding sequence ATGAGCATTATTATTTCTACAGAAAAATCGGAATTAGATATCGACTTTATTCATCAATTTTTAACCAATTCATACTGGGCAAAAGGAAGAACAAAAGAAGAAGTAAGAACAAGCATAGAACATTGCCTTAATTTTGGCGTTTATCTAGATGAGCAACAGGTTGGTTTTGCCAGAGTACTCACTGATTATACTGTATTTGGTTATCTAATGGATGTTTTCATTGCGGAAAACCACAGAGGAAAAGGATATTCGAAAAAATTAATAAAATCTATTATAGAACATCCAGAATTGCAGAAAGTTAATCGATGGATGCTAGCTACGGCAGATGCCCATGGATTGTATAAACAATTTGGATTTGATGTGTTACCAAACCCAAAGATGATTATGAGTAAGGGTAAAATCAATAGATAA
- a CDS encoding MmcQ/YjbR family DNA-binding protein — MNIEAFRDYCLSKKGVTEEFPFDETTLVFKVMGKMFALTGLNRLPFSVNLKCDPDKSIELREFHPEIEPGYHMSKKHWNTVNFSGNLATNMLCELIDHSYDLVVSGLTKKAKQELENL; from the coding sequence ATGAATATAGAAGCTTTTAGAGATTATTGTTTATCAAAAAAAGGAGTAACCGAAGAATTTCCTTTTGACGAAACAACACTGGTTTTTAAGGTAATGGGAAAGATGTTTGCGTTAACAGGTTTGAATAGACTTCCTTTTAGTGTAAACCTAAAATGCGATCCAGATAAGTCCATCGAGCTTAGAGAATTCCATCCAGAAATCGAGCCTGGATATCACATGAGTAAAAAACATTGGAATACTGTTAACTTTTCGGGCAATTTAGCTACTAACATGCTATGCGAATTGATTGATCACTCTTATGATTTAGTAGTAAGTGGTTTAACCAAAAAAGCAAAACAAGAATTAGAGAATTTATAA
- the ruvC gene encoding crossover junction endodeoxyribonuclease RuvC — protein MESEKIILGIDPGTTIMGFGLIKVVKKKMSFLQLNELQLSKYDDHYLKLKLIFERTVELIDTYHPDEIAIEAPFFGKNVQSMLKLGRAQGVAMAAGLSREVPITEYSPKKIKMAITGNGNASKEQVAKMLQSLLKLKTLPKNLDSTDGLAAAVCHFYNMGRANIVGKSYTGWEAFVKQNEKRVKK, from the coding sequence TTGGAAAGCGAAAAAATAATATTAGGTATTGATCCTGGAACCACCATTATGGGGTTTGGATTGATTAAAGTGGTGAAGAAAAAAATGTCTTTTTTACAACTTAATGAGCTACAGCTTAGTAAATATGATGATCATTATCTAAAATTAAAACTAATCTTCGAACGAACTGTTGAACTCATAGACACCTATCATCCAGATGAAATAGCTATCGAAGCACCGTTTTTTGGTAAAAATGTCCAATCTATGTTAAAGCTTGGTCGTGCTCAAGGAGTAGCGATGGCAGCTGGATTAAGCAGAGAGGTACCCATTACTGAATACTCTCCAAAAAAAATAAAAATGGCCATTACCGGTAATGGTAATGCTAGTAAAGAACAGGTCGCAAAAATGCTACAAAGTCTTTTAAAATTAAAAACATTACCTAAAAACCTGGATTCTACCGATGGATTAGCAGCGGCAGTTTGTCATTTTTACAATATGGGCAGAGCTAATATAGTTGGTAAAAGTTATACTGGTTGGGAAGCTTTTGTAAAACAAAATGAAAAGAGAGTGAAAAAGTAA
- a CDS encoding DUF4260 domain-containing protein, whose protein sequence is MKTTLQLEELAMLGLGIYLFSLLSFSWWLFLALFLVPDIGMLGYIINNRIGAFTYNIFHHKGLAIFMFCFGIYLSNELIQLCGIILFSHAAFDRVLGYGLKHEKGFKFTHLGEIGKRN, encoded by the coding sequence ATGAAAACTACCTTGCAATTAGAAGAACTTGCTATGTTAGGACTAGGAATCTATCTATTCAGCCTATTGTCTTTTTCCTGGTGGTTATTCTTGGCCTTATTTTTGGTGCCGGATATAGGAATGTTAGGATATATTATTAATAACAGAATTGGTGCATTTACCTACAATATATTTCATCATAAAGGTTTAGCTATTTTCATGTTTTGCTTTGGGATATATTTATCAAATGAGCTTATACAACTATGCGGAATTATTCTATTTTCGCATGCTGCCTTTGATAGAGTTTTAGGTTATGGATTAAAACATGAAAAAGGATTTAAATTTACACACCTTGGTGAGATAGGTAAAAGGAATTAA
- a CDS encoding cyclase family protein, whose translation MITSIHYKNVTYKVDLSQPLDISIPLRATNENVNAWYIPAPKIEPVTDGDWIGKVSEGASTNFNSIYFNPHGHGTHTECIGHITKGFYSINQTLKQFFFTAELVTINPEKQGDDFVITKNQIKTALQANPKALIIRTLPNTEEKLSKQYSHTNWPYISKEAALYMREIEIDHLLIDLPSVDKEKDDGKLLAHKAFWNYPEAPRLEATITEMIFVKNEIPDGTYILNLQIASFENDASPSKPILYKTLKS comes from the coding sequence ATGATTACTAGTATACATTATAAAAACGTCACTTATAAAGTTGATCTATCACAACCACTTGATATATCAATCCCATTAAGAGCGACTAATGAAAATGTGAATGCCTGGTATATTCCAGCTCCAAAAATCGAACCGGTTACGGATGGAGATTGGATAGGAAAAGTTTCTGAAGGTGCTTCTACAAATTTTAATAGCATCTACTTTAATCCACACGGACACGGCACACACACAGAATGTATTGGACATATAACCAAAGGGTTCTACAGCATTAATCAAACATTAAAACAATTCTTTTTTACGGCTGAACTCGTTACCATAAACCCAGAGAAACAGGGAGATGATTTTGTGATTACTAAAAATCAAATAAAGACAGCTTTACAAGCTAATCCAAAAGCTTTAATTATCCGAACGCTTCCCAATACCGAAGAAAAACTTAGCAAACAATATTCTCATACGAACTGGCCGTATATATCTAAAGAAGCGGCTCTATATATGCGCGAAATAGAAATTGATCACCTCTTGATTGATTTACCATCAGTTGATAAAGAAAAAGATGACGGAAAACTATTAGCCCATAAAGCTTTTTGGAACTATCCAGAAGCTCCACGACTTGAAGCTACTATTACTGAAATGATTTTTGTAAAAAATGAAATCCCAGATGGTACTTACATCTTAAATCTTCAAATTGCCTCCTTCGAGAATGACGCTTCTCCAAGCAAACCAATTTTATACAAAACACTGAAGTCATGA
- a CDS encoding BlaI/MecI/CopY family transcriptional regulator encodes MKQLTKAEEEVMQLLWELGEGNVAAIIDKMSEPKPAYNTISTIIRILENKEFVSHRKEGKGYVYFPLVKKEEYSNQSLNKLMNNYFNGSFRNMVSFFVKKNDMNIEDLETILKEINKEDNSNP; translated from the coding sequence ATGAAGCAACTCACCAAGGCAGAAGAAGAAGTAATGCAACTCTTATGGGAGCTCGGAGAAGGAAATGTAGCCGCTATTATTGATAAAATGTCGGAACCAAAACCTGCATACAATACAATTTCTACGATTATTAGGATTCTGGAAAACAAAGAATTTGTTTCTCATCGTAAAGAAGGTAAAGGATACGTGTATTTTCCATTAGTTAAAAAAGAAGAGTATAGTAATCAATCCTTAAACAAGTTAATGAATAATTACTTCAATGGGTCTTTTAGAAATATGGTATCCTTTTTTGTAAAGAAAAACGATATGAATATCGAAGATCTGGAAACGATACTTAAAGAAATTAATAAAGAAGATAATAGTAACCCATAA
- the hemW gene encoding radical SAM family heme chaperone HemW, producing the protein MSGIYIHIPFCKQACHYCDFHFSTSTKKKDQMVFALCNEIKLRRPEIDDHEVIETIYFGGGTPSILSVSALKFIIDTIYENYLVSDEVEITIEANPDDLTEAYIKSLAPTEVNRLSIGIQSFFEEDLKLMNRAHNAKEALDCLFLATSQFDNISIDLIYGIPGMSSERWQENLKIALDTGIPHISSYALTVEPNTALSSFIEKGIISPIEDELAQEHFDILVETMEHAGFEYYEFSNFGKQGYFSKNNTAYWQGKHYLGIGPSAHSYNGKERSWNINNNIKYIKALQENKLPREIETLTTTDKYNEYVMTGLRTIWGVSLQKIENDFGVSYKEYLLKQGQKHLDEHLLFLDGDILIVTKKGKFLSDGIASDLFLLNLG; encoded by the coding sequence ATCAGCGGCATCTATATACATATTCCATTTTGCAAACAAGCTTGTCACTACTGTGACTTTCATTTCTCCACTTCTACTAAGAAGAAAGATCAAATGGTTTTTGCATTATGTAACGAAATCAAATTGAGAAGACCAGAAATTGATGATCACGAAGTCATTGAAACTATATATTTTGGCGGTGGAACTCCAAGTATCTTATCTGTTTCTGCATTAAAGTTTATTATTGATACGATCTACGAAAACTACCTCGTTTCTGATGAAGTAGAAATCACCATAGAAGCCAATCCAGATGATCTGACAGAAGCATATATAAAATCATTAGCTCCTACCGAGGTAAATCGATTAAGTATTGGCATTCAATCTTTTTTCGAAGAAGATCTAAAACTAATGAATCGCGCTCACAACGCTAAGGAAGCTTTGGATTGTTTATTTCTTGCGACTAGCCAGTTCGATAATATATCAATAGATCTGATTTATGGAATTCCGGGAATGTCTTCAGAACGATGGCAAGAAAATCTAAAAATAGCATTAGATACTGGAATTCCTCATATATCAAGCTATGCATTAACCGTGGAGCCCAATACAGCCTTATCGTCTTTCATTGAAAAAGGAATTATTTCTCCTATCGAGGATGAACTGGCACAGGAACATTTCGATATCCTTGTGGAAACGATGGAACATGCAGGTTTTGAATATTATGAGTTTTCTAATTTCGGAAAGCAAGGATATTTTAGTAAAAATAACACTGCTTATTGGCAAGGCAAGCATTATTTGGGTATTGGACCTTCTGCACACTCCTATAACGGAAAAGAACGCAGCTGGAACATTAACAACAACATAAAATATATCAAAGCACTTCAGGAAAATAAACTCCCAAGAGAGATCGAAACACTAACAACTACCGATAAATATAATGAGTATGTAATGACTGGATTAAGAACTATTTGGGGAGTATCTCTGCAAAAAATAGAAAATGATTTTGGAGTTAGTTATAAAGAATATTTATTGAAACAAGGGCAGAAACATCTTGATGAGCATCTTTTATTTCTTGATGGAGATATATTAATAGTCACCAAAAAAGGAAAGTTTTTAAGTGATGGTATCGCAAGTGATCTTTTCTTGTTAAATTTAGGGTAA
- a CDS encoding DUF4230 domain-containing protein, with protein MELLFIGLLIGSVLAYFIFSRFNAAKKRAGIQTQSTILMEKIRSVCKLVTVEGDFAEIYHYESVKEKFFKTIRGKKKALILIDAKAHVGFDLSKIKLDSDTKNKRIVLTQFPKPKLLTIETDFKYYDKKEGWLNPMTSNDLTDINQEAKQFIIDKIPESGLIESAGKELLTVISLMETVAESIGWTLDYSALELDNDPDQKLIN; from the coding sequence ATGGAGTTATTATTTATTGGGTTATTAATAGGTTCTGTTTTGGCGTATTTTATTTTTTCCAGATTTAACGCGGCAAAAAAAAGAGCTGGTATACAAACACAATCTACTATCCTAATGGAAAAAATCAGAAGTGTTTGTAAGCTAGTTACTGTGGAAGGCGATTTTGCCGAAATCTATCATTACGAAAGTGTAAAAGAAAAATTCTTTAAAACCATTAGAGGGAAGAAAAAAGCTTTAATTCTTATTGATGCTAAAGCACACGTGGGTTTTGATCTTTCTAAAATAAAATTAGATAGTGATACTAAAAACAAAAGAATTGTATTAACTCAATTTCCAAAGCCAAAACTACTAACCATAGAAACCGACTTTAAATATTATGATAAAAAAGAAGGCTGGCTTAATCCGATGACTTCTAATGATCTTACTGATATAAATCAAGAAGCTAAGCAATTTATCATCGATAAAATACCCGAAAGTGGATTAATCGAATCAGCCGGCAAAGAATTACTTACTGTTATTTCACTTATGGAAACTGTTGCAGAATCTATTGGTTGGACATTAGATTATTCCGCACTGGAATTAGACAATGATCCTGACCAAAAGCTTATAAATTAA